The genomic region TGAAACGAGAGACATCAACCTAAATTGTAGGATGTCTAGGCGTGGTAAACCCTCTAAACAAAGGTAAGCGTTGTATTAAATCATATTTTGTGAGTCTATTATATTTGTGATTGTTATAGATCTTATCGAAATTTAGGAAGGGTCCTTTGACCGGAACTGCCTTCGACCCGCTGCCTTTGCCAACTGTGTTCCAGTGCCTATGTGTTTTTGTGGTGATCACTGCAATTGGTCTGTGCCAAAGGGATATACGCAGGTGAATCTGTTTGCAGGTCATCTCCTGGATGACTTAATGGGATCAAATTGGGGCCAGATTGAGCATCAGGCACAGTTGGCACATCATTCATAGCACGATCATAGTCTTCAGGGGGAAGGTCTACTACAACCCACCACACAACAACCTCCATGAGTTGCAACTGGGTCTTCATAGTCGAAGTAACATAATTCTCCCAATCTAGTTGAGAATCAATTGGGATGACTCGTCTTATGACATTTGGTGGATGACCAATGTTAAGCACTCCGTCAACCGCAATGTCATCATCTTCATGGTaatctagcttttgtttatccttTGTAAACACATCACTCAAGGATGGTCTACCAACGAATAGCACGGACACGTGTCGCATGTCAATGAACTTGGCATTTCCATAGGGATCTTCTTCCACATCGCCTCCATGATATAAGCTCAAAAAATTGTCCATCTATTTGAAACACGAATTAAACATTCAATGTCCACTATGGATGGTTATTGTCTAACCACAACCCACTAATAACTACTTGCTAACTAACTAATAACCAAGTACTAACTAATAACTAAAAACTAACTACATAATAACATAATACTATGTATACAATCTGGACAGCATCTCCCCTATACGGGGAGGTTACAAAAACCTAACAATTCAAATCACTCTAACTAGGTACACAATTGTCTACATTAGTAATAGCATAATTTAATACCTCATTCACCAATGAGGGCTCGGAGATCGTCGACAAGCGCGAGGAGAAGGGCGACGGCGGACGGCGGACGGCGGAGGAGAAGGGCGCGGGCGCCCGGCCGGAGGATGCCGGCGACGATGACGGGCGGCgtagggcgcggccagggcggagGAGATGGCGGAGGGCGCGACCAATGGCGGAGGGCGGCAGAGGGCCCGACTGGAGGACGTCGACGATGATGACGAGCGGTGGAGGGCGCgatcgggggcggaggaggtggcAGAGAGTGCGGTCAGTGGCGGAGGGCGGCAGGGACGACACGGGGCGTGGAGCGTGGGCCGACCGGGCGGGGCCGGCACGGGGCGGCGAGACGGCGTGGCGGCGTCGGGCGGTTTCGAAATGGCGAAGAAAATGAGGAAGAAAGGATCCTGTGATATGAGATTTTTGACATTATGAAACGCGACAAGTTCGGCTTCGACGAAATGAAGGCATAGGCGAGGACTtcgatgatttggagattcacacaACGCACACACGCCGGTATGAACTCGAGCTCTCTTTTAGACGCGTTCGATAGTGATTAATCCTCCACCGTTAGGATCAGTCAGGGCAGCCACCGTTCCCGTCTTCAGCGCCGTTACTGCTCGGGTCGCCGTTGCCTAATGCTTGAAGTGCCTGACGCCGGTGAGGACGAGCGACACACCATACTTGTGGCAGCACGCGACGACGTCCTCTTCCTTCTTACTACCTCCTGGCTGGGCGATGATGTCGATGCCGATCTGGCACGCCTCCTCGACGGCATCATTCCAAGCTCGTCGCCCACCGTTCCGCCGCTAGTGCCCTGCCTCGCCGACGCCGAGCACTGCAGCAACGGCAGCCCCGTCGGCGCTCGGGGCGACTGCACAGCGGCGGGCACGACCAAGTCCTGCGATGAGAAGCTCAGATCACCGTTAGAGCACACAGTCGCACAGGTGCGCTCGCCCACGCCCAGGAACGCCGCGCGACCAGAGCCGGGCGTCTGCTCCGGCACGCTGAACTCATCCGAGTCGGAGTAGCCCTCCATCATGCTCTCCAGTCGGACGAAGAAGAGGATGCAGTCAAACAGCACCTTCTCGAAGTCCTCGTCCCTCTTGTGCAGGTCCTTGTACCCGTACCTCACCACGCACCGGAACATGTGGAAGCTCCTGGGCCAGGAACCGCTCCTCTGTCAGCACGGTGTACACGGGGAGGTACTTGACGTAGACGAACACCACCACCGAGAGGCGGGCAGCGAGAGCTTGGTAGAGTGGGAGCGACGGTGGTGGTTGGGAGGGGAGCGCGCAAAAAAGGGAGAGCGCAAGACGCCGTGGGCTCCTGCGGCGGCGATGGTGGTTGGTGCTTGGTCTCGATGTCGGCGTCGTCCAGGACCGGGTCGGCGGGCGGGCACGATGCTGGCGATGCCGATGCTGCGCGCGATGACGGCCGGAGCGAGACACGAGCAGGCAATGACGGCGATGGGACAGACGCTGTGGACAAGCCGACTAATTCTCACGGCGGGAGATTAATCTGTGTCGGCAGCGGGTAATAGGGAAATCTTGTCCATTTCAAAGTTTGGTCTTTCTCTACTTTTCCAAACTGCCGAATCTCCCGTCTATGCCTCTATTTCGTCGAATCCACATTTGCTATGTTTCATTATTGCAAATTTCTCGCGGTACGAAaggggtcggcgccaagatctatggcgccgaccccctgaCACGTGtcggtcggcgccaagatctatgtcgCTGACCCTGCCACGTCGCCGTCCAAGTCAGCAAAGCAGACGCCATTAATTTTGTTGCCGTGACGGGTTAGCTCGACGCCAATGATGACGGTGCCGAGCCAAGAGtctattttttgaaatgaaaccgTAAAGGTGTAATTGTGCAAAAAACTCTAAAAAAGCTAAATTGCAAAAAAGTTGACATTACCGAACACTTAACGACTGACCTCATAGAGAAGGGGTCGTATCCCACGTGAACAGGGGCCGAATACCGCCGGGATCGTGGCTTTGTTCCTCGTCACGAGATATGGCTTCGTTTGTCGTCGGGAGCTGCTGGATCCCGCATGGCTTCGTTTCTCTCTGAGAATGGACTGGATCTCTCTGAGAAGACCACAAAACCCGATGAGAGCTGGACGAGGTTGCATGCGCTACCAGATCATGCCGGATCCAATCGTTTATTGCAGAAACTCGGCATCGAAGAGGCGGATCTCGTTGCTTTTCACGCGATAAATGATGTCGTCGATGCTAGCTGAGAAGAGAACAAAGAGTGTGTGAGTGAGGAGAGCTGGAAAATGCATGAATGAGGTCCATATCCATTTAATAACGGATCTAGCAATCGGGTCAAAGGGTCTAAAACTCATTAACTTTTTTTGGACACTAAAAGATGTTTTAACAATAAATACATTTCTGGACTCCTGAGATCCTCTAGTTTTTAATATAATTTTTACTTgaaatttttataatattttgaatttcaaattttgctGTCGAATTTTTTTGAAAAAACTCACTAGAACTAGATGTTGTTCATCAAAATGGAAAAATGACTGAAACTGAAATGTGCCTTTGGCCCATTTTtattttgttttggtgattaaatgctcaacacattgtCTTGGACTAACATCTTGATGTATGAGTATAGACACATATATTTAAAAGGCAAATTGAGAAACATATGAAAATTGTATTTGGTGTATATTACAAATCCTATTACATTAAATGAACAAGTAAATTATTTTAGTTGCTAATTATTTTTATTTGAGTGCTAGAAAACTTCTCTCTTGAACCATTTTGGAGAAATGGTGCTTGGCTAAGCTTAGCCGAACTTGTGTTAGTCTGGGAGCACTAGATGGTGTCGTGTGcacgggacagtgtccggtgcccaggccgcTCTTGGGAAATCGCTAAGACGCCGCGACTATAATTCAcaagattgtccggtgtgcaccggactgtccggtgtgctaactGCGCGTCTGGCCActagtcggtcgcgcaatccgcgcgagCCACGTCAGCCTGGTGAACGGTCACCAGGCTGCACTGGAATGTCCGTTATGCTATCGGACTGTTTTATGTGCTAAGTGACCAACGGCTGGCAACAGTCGGCTCGGCTGATTAAGGAAAGGAATCAGTGACTATATAGTGTCTGGTGTGCATCGGGCAATCTGATGCACTCGTGaacagaaggcaaccagggccttccaaacGTAGTTTtaacggctcctaggtcccttagggctataaaagggcccCCTAGGCACCATGGAGCACTACACAAGCATATATTGAGCATACTACAACTCCGAGATTTTCGCGACCACGTTGCTGATTCATTAGATAGAGATTCGAGCGCATTCTTGAGCTGTGACTTTGCTGTTTTGATTCTTGTGCTatcttcttgacttgtgtgcgtgttattGTTGCGAttgtgttcttgtgtgtgtttctactccctcATTACTCTGGTTTTGATtaagatcatttgtgtaaggcgtgagagattcCAACTTGAGGAGATTTCTCACAAACCggatttgatataaggaagaaaattgtggtactcaattttgatctttggatcacttgagaggggttgagtgcaagtcttgaccaaaggaggtcaccacaacgtggagtaggcattggccaaaccacgggataaaattgttGTGTCCCTTATTGTCCATTTACTTTATTACGATTGTTGTATATTTGAGTTCCCATATTCACTTGTATTATTGCTCCTAAGTTTGATACACATTTaaaaggagcaatcaagtgaaaagTTCTCCTCTCTTCATCTCTACTCATACCAACTTGGTTTTAGCTTCCACTAACACTCATCATAAACCAAGTTTTTGTTGTTTAGAGTTGTTTTTTGCAGGATCACATATTGGCCCTCCCTCTATATGCTCTCAATTGGTACTAGAGTCGTTCTCTTCGTCAAGGGACTAactgcccaaagagatggatcctaagggaaaggggattgtgatcaacgacaaggagaaagaGATCCTCAACAACAACAAGTCAACAGGAGATAAGCCAAACAactcaggctcaaacaacaagagcaaggatgggaagaagaagaggtgcaacaagaagatcatctactacgacagcgacacttCCTCATATTCACCAAAGGACGACGATGATTCCACTTTAAAGAAAAAGACGATTAATCAAAACTAATCctttgactattctcgtatttCATACAACTCCAATGCTCATCTATTATTTATACCTCTTGGCAAGCtccctcactttgatggggaagattattccttttggagtcataaaatgcgtagtcatttattttctcttcatcctagatGAAATGAATTTTAATAGTACTGATAATGCcatatttattaatgagcaaaatcataaaaatgctcaagtcgctactgttcttttagcatctctatgcaaGGATTAGTACAACAAggttagtggcttggacaacgcaaaGCAAATAtgagacaccctcaagatttctcatgagggaaatgatgctatgatgatcaccaagatggagttggtagaagaCGAGCTAGGGATATTCGCCATGAAAGGGGAGAGAAATCAActaaaacgtacaacaggctcaagaccctggcaaACAAGATTCGAAGTTATGAAAGcataagatggacggatcatgacgtcgtgcaTCTCATGTAAAGGTTATTTACTGTAATTGATCCCCATCTTGTTAATCTTATTCATGAAAACCCTAGGTATACCAAAATGTTGTCCGAGGACATCTTTGGTAAGTTTGTAAGCGAACTCATGATGGTAAAAGATGCAAGGTACGTCAATGACATCGCCAACAGACCTCTTCCTCTTTACAAGCCGCAACCTGTTGCACTCAAAGCAACAACCAGCATGGAGACACTCCCAAATAAGGTAGCATAAGTGGAGGCTGTCAgacttaatgaggaagaaatgtcGCTTGTAATAAAGCGCTTCAACACcacattgaaaggacgcaaggactatcccaacaagaacaaatcaaggggaaaacgttcatgtttcaagtgtggtaaaactggtcattttattgcttaaTGCCCCGGTAATAAGAATGACCAGGTACAAGATaataaagagaagaaggagaagaagaagttctACAGAAAGACGAAGGTTGAGGCGCACATCggtaaggaatgggactcggactgttcTTCATCTGACTCCGGTGTTGAACGTGGGCCGTGGGCTGCTGCGGGTCGTGGATAAGATAGATATTACATTGCCCGTTAGTGGAGACAGTTTTGGGGACCAACTTCTTGTCTCGGTAAATGTGCTCAAGAAAGTTAGTAGGGTTGGTTGCCAGAAAAAGGAGAGGAAGAAGAGAGTGAGTAAAGAGGCCACATTTAGACTTGTATCCCCTGCTGTGCCTGAGTCAGTGGCATGATAAGTGGTCACATTAGTGATCAGGCAAttaaggccatgtttggtttctttagtctagggactaaagtttagttaggggactaaagtttattatctaacatgtttggttctagggactaaaaatagtaagaataacatttaacattctcctGCTATTAGTACAATTAAACTAAATGAGGGTAAATGcagaattaatatggtttagtcccttttagcacatatgtgaaggactaaagactaaatcattttagtccatattttagtcctagtgtttggcaaaaaagggactaaatagaactaaaaactagagactaatgtttagtcactctaaccaaacaccccctaaactaTCATGGTAGGAGGTCTATCAAGCTAGAAGAGAGTATGATTTGGCCACACTTGGGAAATGGTGTTACTAAATCCTTTAATTTTAGAAAAAAATCTATAATGTCATTTGTATAAATTGTTtttaaaattaaataaaaaaTCTCTTGTTAACCCTATTTGAAATGGCATGATATAAATTAACTCTTTTTTAAATTTCCACGGAATGAAATATCTTCTCCGTCGCCGGGCCTCCCGTCCGAATCGGATATTTTTTGCGCACCAGTTCTGTCTTCTGTGGGCTATCCGCCTATCCCCCAAGGCCCCAACCCATCACtttccacgccgccggccgctgcGCTCCCAGTCCGGAGAGACATGGACTCGGAACCCGATGTCGAGCTTCGGGGCCTTGACATCGACGTAGAACTTGACCCGGAGGACCTTCAGCCGTCGGTGCCCCTCAAAAAGGTCCCCGGCGGCGACCTCTTCGAGGCGGCGCGGGCCGGGGATTGCGACCGCCTCGCCCTCCTCCTCGACGCCGGCGCCAACGTCAACGCGCGTGACCGTTGGGACTCCGTCGCGCTCTATTACGCCTGCCTGGCGGGACACGCCGAGGCCGCGCGGATGTTGCTCGAGGCCGGCGCCGTCTGCGCCGAGCGCACCTTCGACGGCGACCGTTGCCACTACGCGGCCCTCAACCTGCGCTTACGCTGGCTGCTCAAGTCGTTCGAGGCCAGGCCGCCACCGCTCGCGCCGCTCCCCACCGCGCTGCGGGCGACGTTCCTTGCCTGCCCTGCCAACCGCACCGCTTTCCTCGAGATGCTCCAGGGGAGCGCCGGCGCCGAATCCGCCGCCCTCGCCGCGGCCGCCGGTGAGAACTGCTTGCCCACATTTCTTCGAGTTCTCGTTGTTGAGCTCTGTTGATGGTAGGTCCAAAGATTATATTAGTAATTTGGTTATTACCCTATTAATCATAGGTACTAGGAAGGATGATTCATTTTAATAATATTCGTATTGCTAGCTATTTATCTCATGGATATTCCAGATCATCGGGAGTTAAAGGATTTTCATTTTGTAATTAATATGCTTGCTTCCTGTAATACAGCATGTGCAATCGGTTCATCTTGCTGTATTCAATGTTTAGTACTACAATACATTATGCTTGCATAACTTATTTTTTCTAGCACAATGAGCATAAGTGTGAATTCAAGTATGCAACTTTATTTTCATGCATTTCTTTGGTTGCTCATTTTGAGCTATTTTGGTTCCAAGTAGAAATATTGGAATTGAGGATGCAATTCAGAATTTGGGATATTGATGTTCTTGAATATAATTGCATGTTCAGGCACAACTATGTTGATAATAATCTTAAGAGTAGTTACTTCAATATTCAAATTGTTAACTGTTCATTACATGTGTATGCCAATGTCTATCTAAGGTTATTAAGAGTGGATAAGATCTGAAATTTTGAAACTATGAGAAGATCCAAGCCATGTGTTCTTAGCTATTAAAATGCATCATGTGTAGTCAATTGGTTATTTCATCTGTAGAAGTTTAAATGTTGACTTTGCTTTATTACATATAGAAGCTGTTTTAACATATATACCTGAATATGCAGGATTTGGCCCAAAGGATGATCCATCAAGTGCTTGCCTTTTCCCTCCAGATATCACATTCTATGTGGACAGAAAGCCTGTTGAAGCTCATCGGGTCATCCTTTGTGCCCGATCTCCTTTCTTCGAAAAGAAGTTCAAGACAGACTGGAAAGACAGGAAGGAAGTGAGATTTTCTAACCAAAAGTTGTATTTTGGCGCCTTATACAGCCTCATCCATTTCTTCTATTCTGATAGACTCGAGGTAGCTGTTGACGACATGGAAAATTTGGCGCGTGCATGCAAAGTTTGCAAGTGCGAGGAGTTGCAAAAAGTTTTGGATAAAGAAGTTGTGCATCAGAAGTATGCGGAGTACAAGTCAGCAAGAGAACTGGATATGGACAGCTCACAGAAACGATTCATCTTACAAGCGCAATCCTTGCCTGAGGAAGATCGCCTTCCATCAGCCTTGCAGCGTATTCTGCAGACTTGTCTAGCAAACTCAAGAGAAGGTTACTGTAGTGAGGAATCAAATGAGATGATAAGGAACTCAGAGGATGATGATCTTGCAGATCTTTATATTAAAGTAGGTGATAAGGTTTTCCATTGTCATC from Zea mays cultivar B73 chromosome 6, Zm-B73-REFERENCE-NAM-5.0, whole genome shotgun sequence harbors:
- the LOC103630007 gene encoding BTB/POZ domain-containing protein, translated to MDSEPDVELRGLDIDVELDPEDLQPSVPLKKVPGGDLFEAARAGDCDRLALLLDAGANVNARDRWDSVALYYACLAGHAEAARMLLEAGAVCAERTFDGDRCHYAALNLRLRWLLKSFEARPPPLAPLPTALRATFLACPANRTAFLEMLQGSAGAESAALAAAAGFGPKDDPSSACLFPPDITFYVDRKPVEAHRVILCARSPFFEKKFKTDWKDRKEVRFSNQKLYFGALYSLIHFFYSDRLEVAVDDMENLARACKVCKCEELQKVLDKEVVHQKYAEYKSARELDMDSSQKRFILQAQSLPEEDRLPSALQRILQTCLANSREGYCSEESNEMIRNSEDDDLADLYIKVGDKVFHCHQVILASRSEYFRARLSRTVDFLEGNCGFEAAQNVPLLEEHDISAEAFEKMLEYMYTDKLEHLDPGQAEELFDVASRYLLFPLKRVVADMLLPYLEHVSPAELCHWLMMSDIYGVMKIREYILDIIACNFEMFAATREFRALLLTLPPPSGDDSLRTTRPSAPGTGGNTDQGNILDDLREKWLEAEGAELDERDESAALFDKRLEMLMLVAEKEADDEDA